In Desulfovibrio sp., the genomic window CATATAATTTATGGTGCCACCCGGAGAGCGCATGATCAGCATCAACAAGGCTAGCTCTGGCCCCCTGTATCTGCAGATATACAACCAGCTGCGACAGGACATAGCCAGCGGCGCACTGACAGAGGGCGCCGTGCTCACCGGCAGCAGAATGCTGGCAACCATGCTGGGCGTAAGCCGCAATACGGTGGATAACGCCTACGGGCAGTTGATGGCAGAGGGCTACATTACCCCGCGCAGGGGTGTCGGTTTTGAAGTGCTGCACGTGCCCTGCCTGGGGAGGGCAACGCCTTGCACAAAAAAAGCAGGCACAACATGTGCGCAACATCCGCAGCCCGACCATCCAGAATCCCGGTCAGCCCATACCCAGCAGCCCCAACCAGACAGTATTGTCTACGACCTTACCAACAGCAGCCACACGGTTGACCTGTTTCCCAAGGGGCTGTGGAAAAAGTACACGCTCGAATGCCTTGAAATGCTGGAACGCGAAGAAAAAATTTCTGCTCTCCAGGCCATGCAGGGCGAGCCATACCTGCGCAGACATCTGCTGGCCTACCTCAAGCGCATCCGGGGGGTGCACTGCACCGAAGACCAGATCATCATCACCTGCGGGCTTCAGCAATCGCTGGAATATATTTGCAAAATGGCCGCCCGCCACGGGCAGACAATCCTGATGGAAGACCCCGGCTACAACAAGGCCGCCGCCGTTTTTCGCAGCAACCATATAACAGTGCAGACAGTACCGGTGGACGAAAACGGCCTTACAGTATCGAGCCTGCCCGCACAAAGCGGGGCGTTTGCCCTTTACGCCACGCCCTCGCACCAGTTTCCCACTGGCGTAACCCTGCCCATCGGGCGCAGGCACGCCCTGCTAGCCTGGGCCCAGCGCAACAGTGTCTATATTCTCGAAGACGACTTTGACAGCGAACTGCGCTACTATTCCAAGCCCATCCCCTCGCTGCAATCCATTGATACTACGAACAGGGTCATCTACCTTGGCACTTTTTCCAAGGGCATATCACCCTCCATCCGCATGGGCTACATGATTCTGCCGCCGCAACTGGCAACGGTATTTCGCGAAATGTTCGCGGAATACAACAGCACCGTACCCGTGCTCAACCAGTACATCATTGGTCGCCTGCTCGAAACCGGACAGTACGACAGGCATATTCGCCGTCTCGGACTTGTATTCAAAAACCGGCTGGCCCTGTTTATCAAGGAGCTTACGGGCCTTGGGGCTGGCGTACGCATAACAGGCAACGGCACAGGCCAGTATTTTCTGTTGCGCTTTCCCGAAGGCACAGACCAGCAAAAACTGATCGCGCAGGCGCTGGCCCACGGGGTGCGTGTGTACCCCACCATGCAGTTCTGGCAGGAAAAAGCCGAATGTCCGCCGCACACGCTGTTTCTGGGGTTTGGGAAAATCCGGCTTGAGGATATTCCCGATTGCGTGGCGAGGCTCAAGGCAGCCTGGGCCGGGTGGCTGCAATAAAAGATCAGGGCTGTTGCGCCAGCCAGGCAGCGCAACAGCCCCAAGGGTATGCATATGGGGTCAGCTGTTTGAGCTGGCCCGCTGCGGAAGCTAGTTTTTCATGTCCACAATCAGTTCGGCCAGACCTCTGGCCTGCTGGGCCAGCTCGGCCACGGCCTTTTGAGCCTGATCCATGGCATCCGCCGTCTGGCGGGCTACCTGGGTTACGTTGTCGATGGAATGGTTGATTTCTTCGCTGGCAGCAGACTGCTGGCCGCTGGCCTCAGCAATGGCATTGACCTGACTGGCCGTGGATTCGACAGTGGCAACAATCTCTTCCAGCGCCTTGCCCGACTGGTTGGCAAAATCTGTGGCCAGCTGTACCTGCCCCACGGCGTTATCCATATCTGCCACGCTTTTTGCCGTGCTCGCCTGAATGGCGGCAATGGCATTGCCCACATCCTGCGTGGATGCCAGTGTTTTTTCCGCCAGCTTGCGCACCTCATCTGCCACCACAGCAAAGCCACGCCCGGCATCGCCTGCCCGCGCAGCCTCGATGGCCGCGTTGAGAGCCAGCAGGTTGGTCTGGTCGGCAATGTCTGAAATGACATTCATGATGCGCGTGATAGCCTGAGAGTGGTTGTTGAGCTCGGCCATGCCATCCTTGAGCCGTAGCGATACTTCGTGCACGCCGCCGATACTCTGCACGGCCTTTTCCACTATTTCAGCCCCGGCCAGCGCCCGTTCGCGCGTACGGCCTGCGGCATCTGACGCGCTGGAAGCACTGAAGGCCACCTCCTGCACGCTGGCGTTCATCTGGTTCATGGCCGTGGCCGCGTCTGTGAGCAGCTGGGCCGAGTGCTCTGCCCCCCGGTCAGACTGCTCTATCTGGGCGGAAAGCTGGGTGGAAGCAGTGCTAACTGCCTGCGCCACCAGCTCAAGCCTTTGGGCGGCCTGAATCATGGCTGCTGTTTTATCCTTGGCCTTGCGCTCTGCTTCAAGCGCCTCTGCCTGCGCAAGCTGGGCCTCGCTGGCGGCCTTGCCAGCCAGACGGCTCTGTTCCTCGGCCTGAGCGATAAAGTCCCTGAGTTTGACCACCATGGCCTTCAGAGCCTGCTGCAGGGTGGCTACCTCGTCGCGGCCAGTAGCTTCAAATTCCTCATCCAGGTTGCCCTGCGCCACGGCGCGGGCGTGATGGGTTATGCCAGCAAGGGGCCGGGTTATGGAAACGACCATCACGTATGAGAGCGGGCAGATGCCCAGCAGCAGTACCGCCAGAAAAATACCGCCGTACAGGGCTACCCTGCCATGCAGCAAGGCGCGCATGGTACTGCTCAGGTGGTTTTCTGCCTTGTCCACATTGTCGATGTACACGCCGGTACCGATCCAGAAGGGCGTGCCCCCGATCTGCTCCGCGTAGCCCAGCTTGAACACGTCGCCAGCGCCCGGTTTGGGAAATACAAAGCCCACAAAGCCGCCGCCTGACCGCGCGGCACTGTGCAGTTCGCTCACATAATGCACGCCCTTGCTGTCGGTAGTATTGCCGAGATCCTTGCCCACCAGCTGCTTTTGCGTGGGGTGCGCCGCATTCACCGTGCCCTTGTACACATAAAAATAGCCGGAATTGTCGCTTTCAAAGCGCACCTTGTCCACATACTGCGTGATGGTGCGCAACTGGTCCTCTTCTGCCTGCCCGGTCACAAGGGCCGACAGACCAAGAGCCTGCGAATGGGTTATGTCCTTGATGCGCTCTTTCTGGGCATCAAGCAGCATTTCCTTGGCAAGAGCCGTGCCGTCGCCAATGATACCATCGGTCATACGTACAGAAATCGCCGCAGTAGAAACAATCATGGCGATCATGATAATGACAAAAACTACAATCCGCTGGCTGATGCTGAAATTTCTGAGCACGTCTGAATCTCCTCAGTAAACACGGTACAGGCTGGCCGGAAAGGGCCGTCGCAAGGGTCAGCGGCACAAGGCCGCGCGGCAGGGCTGGCACAGCATTGCTGTACCTTCTGTTGCGCAGGAATGCGGAAGCACTGGCCGGACATATGAAACTTTGCCGCCTGCGCCGGTAAAACACAGGGACAGATGGAGGGGCAAATTACACAAAAGCTGTGTGGAAAAGGTAATGCGGAAGGCAGGTGATTCTTGATGCATTGGCAAGCCAGAACAGCAAAAAACCATGCCCGCACACTACGGCACACCGACCAGCCGACGCGGCAAACCGGCGCATGGAAATCATCAGCTTCATATACAGATGCTGCATGTCATCACTGTGGCAAATAGTAATTATTTTGGCAACATACAAAAACAGATAAAATCTATCAAACTACTGGGCTAACAGCCCGATCGTGTAGCCAAAACAGTAATGATAGCCAACAGGCTCAACGATGCCAGCACATTTCGATTACCCTATATAAAAAAGCATTGCATGTTGAAAAAAAAGAAGGCCTTTCATGCAGATAGCGCGAAAGGCCTTCGTAAAGCCGGTATCCAGGGCTGAGCCAGCCCGGATCAGACTAGTCTTTCTTGTCTTTCTTGAGCCACGACATCATGCCGCGAAGTTCCTTGCCCACTTTTTCAATCTGGTGTTCAGATTCGTTGCGGCGGGTGGTGAGGAACATGGGGTACTTGGCGCGGGCTTCGAGAATGAAGTTACGCGCAAACACGCCGCTCTGGATGTCCTTGAGCACGCCCTTCATTTCCTTCTTCACTTCTTCGGTGATCAGGCGGGGGCCAGTGACGTAGTCGCCGTATTCAGCGGTGTTGCTGATGGAGTAACGCATGCGGGAAAGGCCGCCCTCGTACATGAGGTCAACGATGAGCTTCATTTCGTGCATGCACTCAAAGTAGGCCATTTCGGGCTGATAGCCAGCTTCCACCAGAGTTTCAAAACCGGCCTTGATAAGGGCGGAAACGCCGCCGCAAAGCACGGCCTGTTCGCCAAAGAGGTCGGTTTCGGTTTCTTCACGGAAGGTGGTTTCGATAACGCCCGAGCGGGTGCCGCCCACGCCCTTGGCATAGGCCAGGGCAATCTTGAGGGCTTCGCCGGTGGCATCCTGATGAATGGCCACGAGGCAGGGCACGCCGCCGCCTTCGGTGAAGGTACGGCGCACCAGATGGCCGGGGCCCTTGGGAGCGATGAGGAACACGTCCACATCCTTGGGGGGCTGGATCTGGCTGAAGTGGATGTTGAAGCCGTGGGCGAACAACAGGGCCTTGCCCTTGGTCAGATTGGGCTTAACGTCGTTTTCGTACACGGCGGCCTGTACTTCGTCAGGCAGCAGAATCATGATCAGGTCGGCCTGAGCGGCAGCTTCGGCAGCGGAAACAGGCGTAAAGCCGTGTTCCTTGGCCAACTCGTAGTTGGCACCGCCGGGGCGCTGACCCACCACGACCTTAACACCGGAATCGCGCAGATTCTGGGCATGGGCATGGCCCTGGCTGCCATAACCAATGATGGCAACGGTCTTGTTTTTCAAACAATTAAGGTCTGCATCCTGATCGTAATAAACTTTCATCTGAACATCCTCTGAGATCACTCACGGTTAGACAAAAAAATACATTCCTTACCGCCCTTGCGGCAAGGACAGAGGGGGGCCAACTGGATACGGCGGGCAAGGCCGCCTGAGGGACGTTTTGCCAATGACCCGGGGTGGATTGAATGGATATACGCACCACCCCGACCTCGTGCTCGCTGTCAAGAAGGCCTTGTGGGCCATTGACCCGCGCACGGGCTTGACGCTCCTGTGCCGCAGCGGCGCAATGCCGCGCGACAGGGTTCTTTTACGCGCAGTCAGGCCGTGCCGTGTGGGGTGCTCTTGTGCCAAAACACCCCGGCAAAAGGCCGCGCTTCGCGTCCCGGAACCCTAATCCGTTTTCTTGGAACGACGCATGGCCACCGCACCGGTGCGCGCCAGTTCCTTGATTCCAAACCGATGCAACAGGCTGATGATGGCGTCCAGTTTGTTCTGGTCGCCTGTGGCCTCAATGGTCATTTCATTGGGGCTCACGTCCACCACTTTGCAGCGGAATATTTCAACAGTTCGCAGAATTTCGCCCCGCATGGGGCCTTCTGCCTGCACTTTGACAAACATCATCTCACGCGCAACAGCGGGGATATCCGCAAAGTCCACCACCTTGATGACCGAGACAATCTTGTGGAGCTGCTTCATGATCTGCTCCAGAATAAGACTGTCGCCATCTGTGGTGATGGTCATGTGCGAAACACCCTCTTCAAGCGAGGGGGCCACGTTGAGCGAATGGATATTGAAGCCGCGCCCGCTGAACAGGCCAGCCACACGCGAAAGCACACCGGGTTCGTTTTCCACCAGCACGGAAAGCACATGTCGTTGCATAGCCATCTCCCTTACACCAGCAACATTTCATCAAGCGCCGCACCGACTGGCACGATGGGGTACACGTTTTCTTCGCGTTCTACCACCACGTCGATAAAGGCAGGGTTGGGCGAAGCCAGGGCCTTTTCGAGCACGGCCCGCATGTCCTCAGCCTTTTCAATGCGATAGCCCTCGGCCCCATAGGCCTCGGCCAGCTTCACAAAGTCGGGCTGGGCTTCCATGTTGGTGGAACTGTAGTTGTTGTTGTAAAAGAGCTCCTGCCACTGGCGCACCATGCCCAGATAGCGGTTGTTCAGAATGATGACCTTGATGGGCAGCTTGTTGCTCACCACTGTTGCCAGTTCCTGAATATTCATCTGCAACGAGCCGTCGCCCGCCACTGCAATGACTTTCTTGTCGGGGAAGGCAAACTGCGCGCCCACAGAGGCGGGAAAGCCATACCCCATGGTTCCGAGACCACCGCTGGTCAGCAGGGTGCGCGGCTTGGTGAATGAATAGAACTGGGCCACCCACATCTGGTGCTGGCCCACCTCGGTGGCAATGATGGCATCGCCCCCGGTAATGTCGTACAGGGCTTCAATGACAGCCTGCGGCTTGATATTGCCGTTATCCTGATAGCACAGGGGCTTGCTCGACTTCCACTCGGCCACGGCGGCAATCCACGCGGCGTGCTCGCCAGCCCAGTCCTTGTTTTCAAGCTTGGCGTCGCAGATTTCGCTAATGCCCTCCAGAGCCAGGCGGCAATCACCCACCACAGGAACCTGCACCTCCACGTTTTTGCGAATGGAGGTGGGGTCGATATCGATGTGCACAATGCGGGCCTTGGGCGCAAAAGCCGCCAGCCTGCCGGTTACGCGGTCGTCAAAGCGCGCGCCCACGCACATGAGCACGTCGCAGTTGTTGATGGCCAGGTTTGCCGCATAGGTGCCGTGCATGCCCACCATGCCGAGCCACAGGGGATCGGTGGCGGGGAAGCCCCCAAGCCCCATGAGCGTGCAGGTAACGGGAATCTGCAGTTTGCGGGCGAGGCTGGTGAGGGCCTCGGCCGCATTGGACATGATTACCCCGCCGCCAGCCAGAATAACCGGCCGTTCAGCCTTGGCCAGTTCTTCCACCGAGCGGCGCAACTGGTTGAGGTTGGGCTTGTAGGTGGGATTGTAGCTGCGCATGTAGATGTCTTCAGGCCAGACAAATTCTGTCCGCTTCTGCATGACATCCTTGGGCAGGTCCACCAGCACCGGGCCGGGACGCCCCGACCGGGCAAGATAAAAGGCCTGGCGGATGGTAAGCGCCAGTTTGGTGATGTCCTTTACCAGAAAGTTGTGCTTGGTGCAGGGCCGGGTAATACCCACAATATCCACTTCCTGAAAGGCGTCGTTGCCAATCAGCTGGGTAGGAACCTGCCCGGTAAAAATCACCAGCGGTATTGAATCGGAATAGGCCGTGGCTATGCCCGTGACCGTGTTGGTGGCGCCTGGGCCAGAGGTAACCAGACATACGCCGGTCTTACCTGAGGCACGGGCATAGCCGTCAGCCGCGTGCACAGCTCCTTGCTCGTGCCGTACTAGCACATGGCGTAGTTCCGGGTGGCGCGGTAGTTCGTCGTAAATGTCAATGACCGCACCGCCGGGATACCCGAACAGCACATCCACGCCCTCTCGCTTCATGGACTCAAGGAGAATCTGCGCACCAGTACATTCCATGTCCGACTCCTTAAAAAAAGCCCGGCTATCCTTGTTTCTTCAGACGATCCAGAACAGCCATGAGCTGGGTTTTGCCTTCGAGCTTCTGCTTTTTCAATTGCTTGAGCGTCTGCTCTTCGGTTGGCGAGCGAAAAGCCTTGGTTTCAAGCTTTTCGACCTGCTTTTCGTAGAGCACATGATCTTCCCAAAGGGATTTCAGCTCCGGATCAGTGGCAGCATACGTTTCCAGAAGTTTCAGTTCTTGCTGATCCATAAGAAATCTCCATTGTTAGATGTTCATAGGCTTATGCCTGCGCATCAACTGAGGCTTTTACCCTGGTGGATAGCCCTGCATGAGCCCGCCCGACCTTTGCCAGCGGTGCCGCATGACATGGGTTCATCCCCTTGGCGCGGATTCTCAGAATATCCGCATGGAGCAACTTACAAATCCTTATAGCCCGGCCCTTGCTAATGAAGGGTCATGGCATACTGTGCCAGCGAGGCCACAACAATTCGGTTAAACAGCTCAATGGCCAGCAACACCACCACGGGCGAAAAATCCATGCCGCTCGTGTAGGTGAAGGGCAGCCATTTGCGTACACGGTAAAATACGGGTTCGGTCATGGTGCGCAGGGCGCGCACTATGGGATTATACGGATCGGGGCGCACCCACGTAAGCAGGGCCGCGATGATAACAATCCAGAAATAAAGGCTGAGCAGCGACCCAAGCACCAGGGCAACGGCACTCAGGGTATTGGCAAGAACAATCATGAGCCCTCCAGCGTGGCTTTCTTTTTTATTCGCACAGGGTTGGCCTAAAGGCCGGAAACAGGCGGCAACACTGCATCAAGCGCATTGTGCAGGGCAGTGTAGTCTGCAGCCGTAATCTCACCCCGTAGCGGGCCGCCGTTAAATGCGGCAAATATTACACCCGCCCCTCTGGCAGCCTCTTTGTCGTGCTCGCTGTCGCCAACAAACAGCACGTTTTGCGGAGGGCACTGCCATACGGCACATATGTGCCGCGTACCCTCGGCTGAAGGCTTTGGTGCGGCTGTATCCGCCGCGACCACAGGATTAAAATAGGAGGGCAGGGAAAAAATGTCCAGAACCGTTTGTATTCCATCGAGCTTTCGGTTGGTGTGCACGGCCATGCGCACCCCCCTGCTTCGCAGGTTGTCAATAAAGCTCATAAATCCGGGTTGTAAACGAAGCATGGGCACGATATCGCGATGGTAAACCACTTCGTTTCTTGTCACATAATCGATTTCGTGGTGCAGGTGCGGCGGCACTATGTGCAGCAACGCCTGACGCGATGTGGCCATGAAGCTGTAAGCTTCCTGCTCCTGGGTCATGGGCGGCAGCCCAAAATAGGCCAGTACCCGGTTGTAATAGATGTTGTTTGCCGAACGCGAGTCGATCATCACGCCGTCGCAGTCAAAAATAACGCCTGCGATACCGCGGGGAAACAAGGCCTGAGCGTTGAACGGCTGCGCCATTTCTGTCACGCCTCGACCCTCCAGGTTATCCACACGCGCTCAGCATCCAGCGGCGGCTGGCCGGTGGGCCGGGTGTGGCCAAGCACCTTCCAGCCCGGGGCGCGGGTTTCCACCGCAACGGCCCTGGCCGCTGCGCCCGCAAGAAGCCCCTGCCTGTTCGGGGCCGGGACAAAATCAAACAGATCAAGCAGATCTTCACGCATGGGGTCTTCAATAATCAGGGGGGAGTCTGCGGGCACAAAGTAGAGTGCATTGGCCGTCACCAGACGCCACGGCGGCACAAGGCCCGCATCCAGCGCTATGGGCGCGCTAAGACGCACCAGATCACCCGTGAGGGCGTCGGGCGCAAGCCCGTCCAAGTCTTCGTCGGCATCCACGCCAAGGGCGGCGGTGAGCCCGCCCGCCGTGTTGGCGAAACAGGCCGTAAGTTCAGCCAGATCAGCCAGTCTTTCCTCTTGCAGCCAGGTCCACAGCAGGGTTTTTTGCGCCTGGCTGAGCGCCAGCTGTTCCTTGCGGGCAGCCTCTGCCGCAAGCGCGGCTGCTGTGTTGCCGTCCGAATTATCCAGCCCCTTGATCAGGGCCATTTCGGAGGCGCGACGCGCGGCGCGCGAATTGCCAGCGGCGGCAGCAGCCCCAACCGGCAAGCCGGAAAGAGCAGCGTCGCCCATCTGTTGCAGGTCGCCAAGGCAAGCCTGGGCCTCGCGCGGCGAAAAAGGATATTTATCCGGGCAGAAATAATCGGCGGGTGCATCGGGCAAGCCAGGCCAAAGGCGCAAAGCCCCGCTCCACTGGGGGGCTGATCCTGTCCCGTCGATCGGGGCATGATCGGGTTGCGCGGGCGTTTCAAACGCGTGCGAAGGCAGTGGGCCGCGAAGCAATGGCAAAAGAATGGGGGAACTTTCTGTCATCATACTTCCTTTTGAGTCCTTAAGCATAGCCAGAGGAAGCCCGAAGCGCAAGCCACAGTGGGCCGGAGCAAAAGTTTTTTGCCCCGTCACGCACCGGGCGAGGATCATGACAGGTATCATATTGTCAGGTGCGGTTTATTGACATATATACACGCCAGCAAAGCCGCCGATTGGGCGGTGCGCAGATATTTATCACAAGCCGTTCCACGGCTCAGAAGGAGTAGAAAGATATGGAACAGGGCACCATCCGCCTGAAGACAGGCCTTGCTGAAATGCTCAAAGGCGGCGTGATCATGGACGTCACCACTCCCGAACAGGCTAAAATCGCCGAAGCAGCGGGAGCTTGCGCAGTCATGGCCCTGGAACGCGTACCCGCCGACATTCGCGCCGCAGGCGGCGTGGCCCGCATGGCCGACCCCACCATCGTCAAGCGTATCATGGAAGTGGTGAGCATTCCCGTCATGGCCAAGGCCCGTATCGGCCACTTTGTTGAAGCCCGTATTCTTGAGGCCATGGGTGCGGACTATATCGACGAAAGCGAAGTGCTCACCCCCGCCGATGACAAATATCATATCGACAAGCGCGACTTTACCGTGCCTTTTGTGTGCGGTTGCCGCAACCTGGGCGAAGCCCTGCGCCGCATCGCCGAAGGCGCTGCCATGATCCGCACCAAGGGTGAACCCGGCACCGGCAACGTGGTTGAAGCCGTGCGCCACTGCCGCCAGGTGATGGACGATGTGCGCAAGCTGTGCAGCCTGCCCGAAGCCGAAGTTGCCAACTACGCCAAGGAAATCGGCGCTCCCCTTGAAGTGTGCTACGCCGTGCGCAAGGAAGGCCGCCTGCCCGTGGTGAACTTTGCCGCTGGTGGCATTGCCACCCCCGCCGACGCCGCCATGATGATGCACCTCGGCTGCGACGGCGTGTTCGTCGGCTCCGGCATCTTCAAGTCTGGCGACCCCGCCAAGCGCGCCAAGGCCATTGTGCAGGCCGTGACCAACTACAACGATTTCGCCATGCTTGCCGAAATCTCGCGCGATCTGGGCGAACCCATGGTGGGCATTGAAATCTCCACCATTCCTTCTGCCGAGCGCATGCAGGAACGGGGTTGGTAATGTCTGGACTTTGTGTAGGCGTTCTGGCTCTTCAGGGAGCCTTTCGCGAGCATGTGGCCGCTGTTGCCCGCCTGGGCGCAACGGCCCGCGAGGTGCGCCAGCTCAAGGATATTGATGGCATCGACGCCCTGATTATTCCCGGCGGCGAAAGCACCACCATGGGCAAGCTGCTTAACGAATGGAACATGCTTGAGCCCCTGCGCCAGCGCATACTCGACGGCATGCCTGTTTATGGCAGTTGCGCCGGGCTGATTCTGCTGTGTCGCGAAATTGAAAACTCGGACCAACCCCGCCTGGGCGTGCTAGACGCAACCGTGCGCCGCAACGCTTTTGGCAGGCAGGTGGACAGCTTTGAAACCGATCTGACCATACCCGAGATTGGGGCCGACCCCATCCCGGCGGTTTTCATCCGCGCGCCAGTGATCACCGGCGTAGGTGCGGGCGTAACCGTGCTGGCAGAAGTAAACGGTCAGGCTGTAGCCGTGCGCCAGAACAACATTCTGGCCACGTCCTTCCACCCCGAGCTCACGCCAGACACACGCATGCACAGCTACTTTCTGTCTTTTTGCGGCAAATAGCCGCAAGCTGAACAGATAGAGACAATAAAGCCCATCCCGCAAGCGGGGTGGGCTTTTTCATTTGAAGCACCCGTCGCCCCTTCTGCCCCCCCTGCCCTCCACAAATTTGCCGCCAACATGACGCACAAATTCACCTGCGCGTCACCGTAACGCAAACCTGCAAGTTCATGATGCCCCAAGAGCAACAGTTCAACCATCGGAGCAATCCCGGAGGAGGCAGACCATGGACAACATGCACACTTTGCAGCGTCTACAGGGTGAACTGAACGAAGAAATGCACCGTCTCACCCAGCTGCGCGACGTTTTTCAGGCGCAGCACTGCGCGGACGAACTGGACGCAGCCAGCCATCTTGAGGCGGCCCACATAGCCCATTGCAGCGCCCGCCGCAGCTCGCAGCGCATTCAGGAACTCCAGAGCCTTGTGAGCCTGCTGCGTCACGGCGGCCCGCGCCGCTGTGA contains:
- a CDS encoding YggT family protein codes for the protein MIVLANTLSAVALVLGSLLSLYFWIVIIAALLTWVRPDPYNPIVRALRTMTEPVFYRVRKWLPFTYTSGMDFSPVVVLLAIELFNRIVVASLAQYAMTLH
- a CDS encoding HAD family hydrolase, which gives rise to MAQPFNAQALFPRGIAGVIFDCDGVMIDSRSANNIYYNRVLAYFGLPPMTQEQEAYSFMATSRQALLHIVPPHLHHEIDYVTRNEVVYHRDIVPMLRLQPGFMSFIDNLRSRGVRMAVHTNRKLDGIQTVLDIFSLPSYFNPVVAADTAAPKPSAEGTRHICAVWQCPPQNVLFVGDSEHDKEAARGAGVIFAAFNGGPLRGEITAADYTALHNALDAVLPPVSGL
- the pdxS gene encoding pyridoxal 5'-phosphate synthase lyase subunit PdxS; this encodes MEQGTIRLKTGLAEMLKGGVIMDVTTPEQAKIAEAAGACAVMALERVPADIRAAGGVARMADPTIVKRIMEVVSIPVMAKARIGHFVEARILEAMGADYIDESEVLTPADDKYHIDKRDFTVPFVCGCRNLGEALRRIAEGAAMIRTKGEPGTGNVVEAVRHCRQVMDDVRKLCSLPEAEVANYAKEIGAPLEVCYAVRKEGRLPVVNFAAGGIATPADAAMMMHLGCDGVFVGSGIFKSGDPAKRAKAIVQAVTNYNDFAMLAEISRDLGEPMVGIEISTIPSAERMQERGW
- a CDS encoding TraR/DksA C4-type zinc finger protein; translated protein: MDNMHTLQRLQGELNEEMHRLTQLRDVFQAQHCADELDAASHLEAAHIAHCSARRSSQRIQELQSLVSLLRHGGPRRCEECGEEIPLARLMAAPGATRCCECQQNIENDMQIGMIQMKKTQFSNECCAEYC
- the ilvN gene encoding acetolactate synthase small subunit encodes the protein MQRHVLSVLVENEPGVLSRVAGLFSGRGFNIHSLNVAPSLEEGVSHMTITTDGDSLILEQIMKQLHKIVSVIKVVDFADIPAVAREMMFVKVQAEGPMRGEILRTVEIFRCKVVDVSPNEMTIEATGDQNKLDAIISLLHRFGIKELARTGAVAMRRSKKTD
- a CDS encoding PLP-dependent aminotransferase family protein yields the protein MISINKASSGPLYLQIYNQLRQDIASGALTEGAVLTGSRMLATMLGVSRNTVDNAYGQLMAEGYITPRRGVGFEVLHVPCLGRATPCTKKAGTTCAQHPQPDHPESRSAHTQQPQPDSIVYDLTNSSHTVDLFPKGLWKKYTLECLEMLEREEKISALQAMQGEPYLRRHLLAYLKRIRGVHCTEDQIIITCGLQQSLEYICKMAARHGQTILMEDPGYNKAAAVFRSNHITVQTVPVDENGLTVSSLPAQSGAFALYATPSHQFPTGVTLPIGRRHALLAWAQRNSVYILEDDFDSELRYYSKPIPSLQSIDTTNRVIYLGTFSKGISPSIRMGYMILPPQLATVFREMFAEYNSTVPVLNQYIIGRLLETGQYDRHIRRLGLVFKNRLALFIKELTGLGAGVRITGNGTGQYFLLRFPEGTDQQKLIAQALAHGVRVYPTMQFWQEKAECPPHTLFLGFGKIRLEDIPDCVARLKAAWAGWLQ
- a CDS encoding DUF465 domain-containing protein, whose protein sequence is MDQQELKLLETYAATDPELKSLWEDHVLYEKQVEKLETKAFRSPTEEQTLKQLKKQKLEGKTQLMAVLDRLKKQG
- the ilvB gene encoding biosynthetic-type acetolactate synthase large subunit, encoding MECTGAQILLESMKREGVDVLFGYPGGAVIDIYDELPRHPELRHVLVRHEQGAVHAADGYARASGKTGVCLVTSGPGATNTVTGIATAYSDSIPLVIFTGQVPTQLIGNDAFQEVDIVGITRPCTKHNFLVKDITKLALTIRQAFYLARSGRPGPVLVDLPKDVMQKRTEFVWPEDIYMRSYNPTYKPNLNQLRRSVEELAKAERPVILAGGGVIMSNAAEALTSLARKLQIPVTCTLMGLGGFPATDPLWLGMVGMHGTYAANLAINNCDVLMCVGARFDDRVTGRLAAFAPKARIVHIDIDPTSIRKNVEVQVPVVGDCRLALEGISEICDAKLENKDWAGEHAAWIAAVAEWKSSKPLCYQDNGNIKPQAVIEALYDITGGDAIIATEVGQHQMWVAQFYSFTKPRTLLTSGGLGTMGYGFPASVGAQFAFPDKKVIAVAGDGSLQMNIQELATVVSNKLPIKVIILNNRYLGMVRQWQELFYNNNYSSTNMEAQPDFVKLAEAYGAEGYRIEKAEDMRAVLEKALASPNPAFIDVVVEREENVYPIVPVGAALDEMLLV
- a CDS encoding methyl-accepting chemotaxis protein, encoding MLRNFSISQRIVVFVIIMIAMIVSTAAISVRMTDGIIGDGTALAKEMLLDAQKERIKDITHSQALGLSALVTGQAEEDQLRTITQYVDKVRFESDNSGYFYVYKGTVNAAHPTQKQLVGKDLGNTTDSKGVHYVSELHSAARSGGGFVGFVFPKPGAGDVFKLGYAEQIGGTPFWIGTGVYIDNVDKAENHLSSTMRALLHGRVALYGGIFLAVLLLGICPLSYVMVVSITRPLAGITHHARAVAQGNLDEEFEATGRDEVATLQQALKAMVVKLRDFIAQAEEQSRLAGKAASEAQLAQAEALEAERKAKDKTAAMIQAAQRLELVAQAVSTASTQLSAQIEQSDRGAEHSAQLLTDAATAMNQMNASVQEVAFSASSASDAAGRTRERALAGAEIVEKAVQSIGGVHEVSLRLKDGMAELNNHSQAITRIMNVISDIADQTNLLALNAAIEAARAGDAGRGFAVVADEVRKLAEKTLASTQDVGNAIAAIQASTAKSVADMDNAVGQVQLATDFANQSGKALEEIVATVESTASQVNAIAEASGQQSAASEEINHSIDNVTQVARQTADAMDQAQKAVAELAQQARGLAELIVDMKN
- the ilvC gene encoding ketol-acid reductoisomerase, with the protein product MKVYYDQDADLNCLKNKTVAIIGYGSQGHAHAQNLRDSGVKVVVGQRPGGANYELAKEHGFTPVSAAEAAAQADLIMILLPDEVQAAVYENDVKPNLTKGKALLFAHGFNIHFSQIQPPKDVDVFLIAPKGPGHLVRRTFTEGGGVPCLVAIHQDATGEALKIALAYAKGVGGTRSGVIETTFREETETDLFGEQAVLCGGVSALIKAGFETLVEAGYQPEMAYFECMHEMKLIVDLMYEGGLSRMRYSISNTAEYGDYVTGPRLITEEVKKEMKGVLKDIQSGVFARNFILEARAKYPMFLTTRRNESEHQIEKVGKELRGMMSWLKKDKKD
- the pdxT gene encoding pyridoxal 5'-phosphate synthase glutaminase subunit PdxT, which translates into the protein MSGLCVGVLALQGAFREHVAAVARLGATAREVRQLKDIDGIDALIIPGGESTTMGKLLNEWNMLEPLRQRILDGMPVYGSCAGLILLCREIENSDQPRLGVLDATVRRNAFGRQVDSFETDLTIPEIGADPIPAVFIRAPVITGVGAGVTVLAEVNGQAVAVRQNNILATSFHPELTPDTRMHSYFLSFCGK